From the Opitutia bacterium genome, one window contains:
- a CDS encoding (2Fe-2S) ferredoxin domain-containing protein, with the protein MDTVAKSFEKTGLSSARRHLFLCRGPECCALEDGERTWQHLKAEVKAHDLPVMRTKADCLRVCAEGPWLVVYPEGVWYSHVTPERFDRIRREHLQGGVPVAEWVRATQPLGGVV; encoded by the coding sequence GTGGACACCGTCGCGAAAAGCTTCGAAAAAACCGGGCTGTCGTCCGCGCGCCGTCACTTGTTTCTCTGTCGCGGCCCGGAGTGTTGCGCGCTCGAGGACGGCGAGCGGACGTGGCAGCACCTCAAGGCCGAGGTGAAGGCTCACGATTTGCCCGTGATGCGAACGAAGGCCGACTGCCTGCGTGTGTGCGCCGAGGGCCCGTGGCTCGTGGTGTATCCGGAAGGGGTGTGGTATTCGCACGTGACGCCGGAGCGATTCGACCGCATCCGCCGCGAGCATTTGCAAGGCGGCGTGCCCGTCGCCGAGTGGGTGAGGGCGACGCAGCCTTTGGGTGGAGTAGTTTGA
- a CDS encoding superoxide dismutase, whose product MTRRDALKTLGAGVALAGLGAMSVRAIAGETAPVASDAALGWELPKLPYAYAALEPHIDARTMEIHHTKHHQAYITNAKKLLESHPELLAKGPEALVRDLASVPEAIRTGVRNNAGGHVNHAFFWNQLAPAGSSALGEKLAAAIARDLGSLDEFKKQFTDAAMKRFGSGWAWLSVKGGKLVVHSTANQDSPLSEGLTPVLGLDVWEHAYYLHYQNLRGDYVKAYWNVVNWAQAEANYAAAVHS is encoded by the coding sequence ATGACGCGTCGCGATGCACTCAAAACCCTCGGCGCCGGCGTGGCGCTCGCCGGCCTAGGCGCGATGAGCGTGCGCGCGATTGCCGGCGAAACCGCCCCGGTCGCGAGCGACGCCGCGCTCGGCTGGGAATTACCCAAGCTGCCTTACGCTTATGCTGCGCTCGAGCCGCACATTGACGCGCGCACGATGGAGATTCACCACACGAAGCACCACCAGGCCTACATCACGAATGCGAAGAAGCTCCTCGAGTCGCATCCTGAACTCCTCGCGAAAGGCCCCGAAGCGCTCGTGCGCGATCTCGCCAGCGTGCCCGAAGCGATCCGCACCGGCGTCCGCAACAACGCCGGCGGTCACGTGAATCATGCGTTTTTCTGGAATCAACTCGCGCCTGCCGGCTCGTCCGCGCTTGGCGAGAAGCTCGCCGCGGCCATCGCGCGCGATCTCGGCTCGCTCGACGAATTCAAGAAGCAGTTCACCGACGCCGCCATGAAGCGCTTTGGCAGCGGCTGGGCGTGGCTCAGTGTGAAGGGCGGCAAGCTCGTCGTGCATTCGACGGCGAACCAGGATTCGCCGCTCAGCGAAGGCCTCACGCCCGTGCTCGGCCTCGATGTTTGGGAGCACGCATACTATCTCCATTACCAGAATCTTCGCGGCGACTACGTGAAAGCGTATTGGAACGTCGTGAACTGGGCGCAGGCCGAAGCTAACTACGCGGCTGCGGTTCACAGCTGA